In a genomic window of Magnolia sinica isolate HGM2019 chromosome 16, MsV1, whole genome shotgun sequence:
- the LOC131229451 gene encoding uncharacterized protein LOC131229451: MDRQLKQYDKESMKMAILKHEETFKEQVFELHRLYRVQKLLMRDMNSSGPKRPTTSGHAYDFDLERWNVESDTNQTNYHKKDQQRPRLTIDLERPAEEYITDDSGDVVLEIEQESNIELTLGRGYSQRKKDETPLASDSGLSFSSSSTDSGAMQKTIVGNPQWTNTTEKLTGHDWSLIQIPDTKTSFQSETNNHFAIEEQLRQERLSQPPWLYHVLSLNMT, translated from the exons ATGGACAGGCAGCTGAAGCAGTATGATAAAGAATCCATGAAGATGGCTATTCTAAAGCATGAAGAAACTTTCAAAGAGCAG GTCTTCGAACTTCACCGTTTGTATCGAGTTCAGAAACTTCTCATGAGAGACATGAATAGTAGTGGGCCAAAGAGGCCTACAACATCTGGACACGCCTATGATTTTGATCTTGAGAGATGGAATGTAGAAAGTGATACAAATCAGACCAATTATCATAAAAAAGACCAACAGAGGCCACGATTGACAATCGACCTGGAACGGCCAGCCGAAGAATACATCACAGATGACAGTGGAGATGTAGTTTTAGAGATTGAACAAGAAAGCAATATTGAGCTTACATTGGGTAGAGGCTATAGCCAAAGAAAGAAGGACGAAACTCCATTGGCTTCTGATTCAGGACTGAGCTTTTCTTCATCTTCGACCGATTCCGGTGCTATGCAGAAGACAATTGTTGGAAATCCTCAATGGACGAACACGACAGAGAAGTTAACAGGCCACGACTGGAGTCTTATTCAGATACCTGACACAAAGACGAGTTTCCAAAGCGAAACAAACAACCATTTTGCAATTGAAGAACAACTGAGACAAGAACGATTAAGCCAGCCGCCTTGGCTTTACCATGTTTTGAGTTTGAACATGACCTAG